One segment of Meriones unguiculatus strain TT.TT164.6M chromosome 3, Bangor_MerUng_6.1, whole genome shotgun sequence DNA contains the following:
- the Pef1 gene encoding peflin isoform X1, producing the protein MCGQLTKTGKSCCGGSTLWARHWWLSCPGAAGQAPGAPPGGYYPGPGAQYGSGLPPGGAYGGPAPGGPYGYPSAGGLPSGTPSGPYGGVPPGSPYGQPPPSSYGAQQPGPYGQGGVPPNVDPEAYSWFQSVDADHSGYISLKELKQALVNSNWSSFNDETCLMMINMFDKTKSGRIDVVGFSALWKFLQQWKSLFQQYDRDHSGSISSTELQQALSQMGYNLSPQFTQLLVSRYCSRSATPAMQLDCFIKVCTQLQVLTEAFREKDTAVQGNIRLSFEDFVTMTASRML; encoded by the exons ATGTGTGGTCAGCTAACGAAGACAGGGAAGAGCTGCTGTGGAGGGTCCACGCTGTGGGCACGTCACTGGTGGCTG AGTTGCCCAGGAGCTGCAGGACAGGCACCTGGAGCACCCCCGGGTGGCTACTACCCTGGACCTGGGGCCCAGTATGGGAGTGGACTCCCCCCCGGCGGTGCTTACGGAGGTCCTGCCCCCGGAGGACCCTATGGATACCCCAGTGCTGGAGGACTCCCCTCTGGAACGCCGAGCGGACCATATGGGGGTGTACCTCCAGGGAGCCCCTACGGCCAGCCTCCTCCAAGTTCCTATGGTGCCCAGCAGCCTGGACCTTATGGACAGG GTGGTGTTCCCCCGAATGTGGATCCTGAGGCCTACTCCTGGTTCCAGTCAGTGGATGCTGATCACAGTGGCTACATCTCCCTCAAGGAGCTGAAGCAGGCCCTAGTCAACTCCAACTGGTCCTCGTTCAATGATGAGACATGCCTTATGATGATAA ACATGTTTGACAAGACCAAGTCTGGCCGCATCGATGTTGTTGGCTTCTCAGCCCTGTGGAAATTCCTGCAGCAGTGGAAGAGCCTCTTCCAGCAGTATGACCGGGACCACTCTGGATCCATTAGCTCCACAGAGCTGCAGCAAG CTCTGTCCCAGATGGGCTACAACCTGAGCCCTCAGTTCACCCAGCTCCTGGTTTCCCGCTATTGCTCGCGCTCTGCCACTCCCGCCATGCAGCTCGACTGCTTCATCAAGGTGTGTACCCAGCTGCAGGTGTTGACTGAGGCCTTCCGGGAGAAGGATACCGCTGTACAGGGCAACATTCGGCTCAGCTTTGAGGACTTCGTCACCATGACGGCTTCGAGGATGTTATGA
- the Pef1 gene encoding peflin isoform X2: protein MASYPYGQSCPGAAGQAPGAPPGGYYPGPGAQYGSGLPPGGAYGGPAPGGPYGYPSAGGLPSGTPSGPYGGVPPGSPYGQPPPSSYGAQQPGPYGQGGVPPNVDPEAYSWFQSVDADHSGYISLKELKQALVNSNWSSFNDETCLMMINMFDKTKSGRIDVVGFSALWKFLQQWKSLFQQYDRDHSGSISSTELQQALSQMGYNLSPQFTQLLVSRYCSRSATPAMQLDCFIKVCTQLQVLTEAFREKDTAVQGNIRLSFEDFVTMTASRML, encoded by the exons ATGGCCAGCTATCCCTACGGGCAG AGTTGCCCAGGAGCTGCAGGACAGGCACCTGGAGCACCCCCGGGTGGCTACTACCCTGGACCTGGGGCCCAGTATGGGAGTGGACTCCCCCCCGGCGGTGCTTACGGAGGTCCTGCCCCCGGAGGACCCTATGGATACCCCAGTGCTGGAGGACTCCCCTCTGGAACGCCGAGCGGACCATATGGGGGTGTACCTCCAGGGAGCCCCTACGGCCAGCCTCCTCCAAGTTCCTATGGTGCCCAGCAGCCTGGACCTTATGGACAGG GTGGTGTTCCCCCGAATGTGGATCCTGAGGCCTACTCCTGGTTCCAGTCAGTGGATGCTGATCACAGTGGCTACATCTCCCTCAAGGAGCTGAAGCAGGCCCTAGTCAACTCCAACTGGTCCTCGTTCAATGATGAGACATGCCTTATGATGATAA ACATGTTTGACAAGACCAAGTCTGGCCGCATCGATGTTGTTGGCTTCTCAGCCCTGTGGAAATTCCTGCAGCAGTGGAAGAGCCTCTTCCAGCAGTATGACCGGGACCACTCTGGATCCATTAGCTCCACAGAGCTGCAGCAAG CTCTGTCCCAGATGGGCTACAACCTGAGCCCTCAGTTCACCCAGCTCCTGGTTTCCCGCTATTGCTCGCGCTCTGCCACTCCCGCCATGCAGCTCGACTGCTTCATCAAGGTGTGTACCCAGCTGCAGGTGTTGACTGAGGCCTTCCGGGAGAAGGATACCGCTGTACAGGGCAACATTCGGCTCAGCTTTGAGGACTTCGTCACCATGACGGCTTCGAGGATGTTATGA